The region AATATCGAAAATGTGAATAAAGTTCATGTGCAGTTTACGGACGTACGTCACACATttcgaattattatttaactcttgAGTACCATGAtagaatcaaatttaattattataaattctagtttctaattatattaaaaatataaataattagaataattatttacatttttaatataacaatgcatctaatattgtttaaaattttttatatattttgtatttaagaaacaagtgtaaaaatgttgatttatatttaatcacaataaaaatggttataataaatatataaagtagtAGATATAGACTCACATACAATAtttgtcattaaatttttaccatGGTATTTCaaggttaattatttctttgtcgGATAATAAATTCTTCCTAACTATGCgcttttgtatataataaaatcatatcacaagtctcaaattatttatctttgacCTAAgtgcatataattaatataagaaatactACAGTAAATATCACAAGAAACAatgatatttcaattaaataccGTAGCGACTCtacttttaaagataaaaattccttaatcttacaaataaaatttaatttcgggCATTATACGATTGACAACAGTTATTACAATggttcataaaataatttatatttatactttcatATACGGAGATAGTAAGCTCAAGCATATGACTGATCTAACGATATAGCTATTTTATTCCCTTTCTCGACCCAATTTCTAAGACGTCCTCTAAGTTCCTCAAGACTTTTCgattttgctttatttatcCTCTTGTACTTCACGTCTTTTGGCTTCGTCACAGATCTATGATTGCTCATTACCCTATTGTATGTCACCTGAAAACACAAATAGATTCCTTATGGAAAAATCAATTTACATGCGCCAACGGGggctttaaaaataagtataagaaaaattCAGATACagagtatattttaaagtaaaatgcaaatttgcATATGTTCTTTAAGTTAAAGTAAATGCTTTACATTATGTTTTCTCATtcagatattttaattcaagtatttcaCATACATTTTTCTGATAAATCGAATTACACCAAACAATTACAAATCTTACAAGTTGTTCAGAAAATTAAAGGACGCATATGCATGAGAAGGTTTCTATGTAGTTGTGTACATTCGTACATGATTGATACCGAGGACGTTGACCGACTCCTCGACGCGACTCACGTCTGATCTTGCTTTGTTTGACCCAATTTCTCTTGACGACGCTACAAACAGACAGTCAgattttcattcatttttttctgagACGAGGGTCAGAGTAAGACGTTCATTCAGATTACAATACACACGTATTGTAAAGGTTTTCGTTACGTGCCACGTATCTCGTGCAAATTGGTTGCACATTCAAAGTAGAGACTTACCACGGCCAAGTACACTGCATAATCAGTTTCTGCAGACCCTACGGGTTGCTGAAAGATAGAGTTCGAGTTCAATTCCTGCAGTCACCACGACGAgcagaaagagtgagagagagggacattCGACCCTAAATTCTACGGCCTatcgagagagtgagagagagggacattCGACTCTAAATTCTACGGCctgctgagagagagagaccaggagaTCGAGCTCCAGGTACACGGAACCTCTGTAGAGAGTTTTCAATTGAGTTCTTGAGAAAGTTTTCATCCTGTTTCGGATTAGCACGACGGCGAACCGACAGGACAGAACTCAATTCAGAGGTTCCCATTCAGCTGTACTATTCAGCAATTATTCAGAGACATTTTCATACCGTCGTACTTTCGAACGTAATCTATTTAGATGCGTTCACATGTTGGCGTCACTATCAGACGTATTCAATCAACTGTTTAgagacattttttgataaatgttaaacatgtATGAATCAAAAGTTTTAGTGTAACCTTCTTCTGCATATGCGttaattacttgaaatattgtaaattcatTTGAAATACTATTGATGTAAAAATCTAGAATCACTGTAATGTTCCGTAATTCTCATTACGCTTATCATTCTCAACTAATTTTATGattcatttgtaaatattacgaTTATAATATGATTGCATAAAGCTTATGGTATGGAAtgcatgattattaatttgaataaccgTTTGACGTTattgtatgaataattttataatttattaaccctAGTAATTTCTGATTGTTGTGTATTCTTATATGTATTCTATTCTATATGTGTGTAATTCCATATgtgttatttactatatttgttGTGAACGTCCGTCATTAACCGAATTGTcataaattaatcagaatattCATAGATTATTCAGACTTGtcatagattaaattttatattctgccaaaattattttaaagttattaaatttttctgccaCCTTTATTTGACTCTGTAATCATTTTCAACCGGCGTGcttgtttattaaacattttttggtccttcgagccggatatatataaaacaaaaaaaaaaaagagaagagaacggAGAATTATTGAAGATGAGGCTCAGCCACGTGCAAGCTCACATTGAGCAacagtttattttatctaaattcaTAACGAAGGCATATGATAGTTTTGTTGGTGACGGATTGTCAGATGTTACTACGAATAGAGTAAAGTCTCGCTTGTCGACCTTGAAAGATGACTGGGAGCGTTTCTGCTTGGAACACAAGGCAATATTAGTAGCAATGCACGAATTAAATGACGATGATCGTCTTGTTATTCAAAGTCAcgtatattttactacaaatctttattctcAAACTCATGAATATTACGTTAATGTagttgacaaaataaattctttactcGAGTCTGAGCAGGAAGGCGTTCCTAGTACACCGTCTACTCAGGTCGCATCATTCTCCTCTCCTGAAATTCCGGCATTCTTTCATCATGCGCGTCTCCCACGACTTGATCTCCCAAAATTTAACGGAACTCCGTCGGATTGGCTttcatttaaagatttatttcaatcgcTTGTTATTTCAAATCCGACATTGTCATCCGTAGAAAAGCTTCAGTATTTGATAATCAGTCTCACTGGCTCCGCCGcctcaatattaaaaaatacaacgtTATCAGCTGAAAATTTTCAGAGATCATGGGATGCACTAAAttcattttatgaaaataaacgtCTTCTCGTTCACGCAGCAATGAATTCATTGTTTTCAATCAAGCGCATGACGAAAGAATCTGCCGTGgaactaaagaaattatatacacaaGTTATGCAAATTTACCGAAATTTCGAAAGTTTAGAACGCCCTGTCTCGACATGGgatgattttcttatttttgtcgTGGTGCAACGTCTCGATTCCGAATCTGTTAAGGCTTGGGAGAAACAATTAGGATCATCCAAGGAGCCGCCTACTTGGCAACAATTTAGTGAATTTCTCATTTCTCAATTGTTAACTCTTCAAGCATTTGAAAATTCTCGATCTGGTTTACTCCCACTACAGCCAAATTCAAAAGCAGTCAAATCTCATTATCAAGGAAAGTCAAccgaaaataaagtaaatagttCATTCATCTGCCCTATCTGCTCATCAAATCATTATGTATCTAAATGTTTACAGTACACTTCGAAATCTGTTCCGCAAAAAGTCGCGCTTATCAACAAGCACAAATTATGCTTCAATTGCTTAGGAACGCATCGAGTCTCGGCCTGTCAAATAACAAAGCGCTGTCAGAAATGCGGACGGCGTCATCATACATCAAttcataaagaatataataagtttaattcaTCTAAACACGACACTACTAAAAAATCCGTCGAATCATCGGATAGTTCGACACCTTCAATTTCCTCTGAAGCTCAGACTCTTCATTCCAGTTgactaaataataacattcCGTGTGTTCTTCTTGCTACGGCGAGGGTGCTGGTTATATCACCTACCAAAGAAACCTTCGAAATCCGAGCCTTACTTGATCAAGGATCGGAAATCTCTTTGATTTCAGAACGTATCGTTCAGCAACTTCGACTTCCTCGAAATCACTCATCAATTTCTTTGGTAGGAATCGGTGCACAACATTCCAATAAAACTAAGGGTGTCACAACTATTAAATTAAGAGATCGTTTTAataagtttgatttttcaattCAAGCACACATTTTACGTAAACTTACTACATCAATTCCTTCTACTCAAATTAACAAACCAATATGGCCGCACCTAAAAGGACTGCAATTGGCAGATCCGAAGTTTCTTTCCCCTCGGTCCATCGATTTAATTTTAGGCGCCgatatatatggacatattattgaaaataaagttatcAAGGGACCCCCACATTCACCCACTGCTCAATTCACAAAACTTGGATGGATTGTGTCCGGTCCAACAGACACTAACGTTTCTAGTAATACCTCGCACAGCTACCATGTATCTGTCGATGATGAACTTTACAGATTATTACATCGTTTTTGGGAAATAGATGAGATTCCTTCCGTAAACACTTCATCTTTATCTTCCGCTGATCAAGAGTGCGAAAATCATTTCGTATATACACACAGTCGAGACGCTCATGGTCGATACATCGTTAAACTACCGTTCAAACGGTCTCCTGATCAGTTAGGCAACTCACGAAATAATGCCGTTCGATTAAGTACAAACTTATCCAACAAGTTTTCAACTAATTCTGTTTACGCCCagttatattcaaaattcatgTCCGAATATGAAAGCTTAGAACACATGCAAATAGTCCCTGAATCTCAACCTGAACCTCAACCTGTGTATTACCTTCCCCATCATGGAGTTATGAGAGAGCACAGTCTCACCACCAAACTCCGGGTTGTTTTCAATGGTTCCAGTCGAACTACCTCCGGCGTATCGTTAAATGATCTTCTTCACACAGGAGCAAAACTCCAAACAAATCTATTTGATGTTCTCGTGTGGTTCAGTAAATTTCATTGTGTCTTTGTCTCTGATATGGAGAAGATGTACAGGCAAATCAAGGTTCATCCAGAAGATTGGAAATTCCAACGTATTCTGTGGTTCAATCAGAGCAACTGTCTTCGTACATATGAACTAACTACCGTCACATATGGACTAGCTTGTGCTCCTTTTTTGGCACTTCGTACTTTACTTCAACTTATTGAAGACGAAGGTCAAAACTTTCCTCGTGCCATTCCATCGTTGACAAAAGGGCGATATGTCGATGATGTATTTGGAGGCGCAGATTCCATCGACGAAGTTCAACCGATCATTACTCAATTAAATCAACTCTGCATGGCGGGCGGTTTCACTCTCCGAAAGTGGATAAGTAATTATCCTTCCATTCTTAAAGACATTCCAACTGAACATCAAACGAACCTTACATCGCTAGAATTCAAAGATAGTACAGTTTTTAACGCATTAGGATTATGCTGGCAACCAGCAATTGATGCCTTTCAATTTACCTTAAAACTTCCTTCTACAAAACACATTACGAAACGATCTATCTTGTCCACCATTTCAACATTGTTCGATCCCCTAGGTTTGCTATCTCCAATCActattaaagcaaaaatacTCATTCAAGAATTGTGGGCCATTAAACTCGATTGGGATGACCATCTTCCTATGATGGTAACCAACAAGTGGACCACGTTTCTCAATACTCTTCAAGAAATGACTCATCTCACGTTTCCTCGTTGGCTTGGATGCAAGTCAACGgataaaatcgaaattcatgGTTTCTGTGATGCTTCCCAACAAGCAGCTGCTGCCGCTGTATATCTTAGATCTACAGATTCAAATGGTAtcatttcaataaatcttGTGGCTTCAAAGACAAAAGTCGCTCCATTAAAGAAACTTACGATACCCAGACTCGAACTTTCCGGAGCTGTTCTGTTAGTAAAGTTAAGTTCACACATATTGAAGGTACTTGAAATTGGAAATATTCCTATTTATCTGTGGACGGATTCTGCCATTACATACACGTGGATTAATAATCATCCATCTCGATGGAAAGAATTCGTTCACAACCGAGTGTGTTACATTCAGGAAACCTTACCTTCCGCACGTTGGAAATTTGTTCCGGGTAATGAGAATCCGGCTGATCTTGCTACCCGAGGATTGACTCCCATTCAATTATCGGAACACCCAACATGGTGGACCGGACCCCCATGGCTGTCACAAAATTCCTCAAAGTGGCCACAGCCACCCAAGGCACTTTCTGTTAACGAAAACCTTGAAGAACGTCCAGTTAAGATTTTCACAACTAATCTCACGCCTCCACCACTTTGGGATCTTGTTCATAAATATTCCACAGTAATGAAATTGTTCCGCATTACTGCCATTTGTCAGCGTGTACTTGCTCGAATGCGCAAGCATCCACAATCATCATTAACAATCCCACTAACCACACAAGAAATAGACAATGCACGATTTTTCTGGATAAAACATATTCAAAATTCTTCATTTGGTCAAGAAAAAAGACTCCTTTCGAGCGGACAATCATTGCCTAAATCTCATTCACTTGCTAGACTAACTCCCTTTCTTGACGCTACCGGATTACTACGAATAGGAGGTCGCCTTCAGGCCTCATTATTACCTCCGAACGCAAAACATCCTCTGATTCTTCCGAGAAAGTCACCGTTAACCTCGTTGATTATTTTAGACTCCCATTTACGAACAATGCATGGAGGAACACAACTCACGCTTAATTATATCAGAAACAACTATTGGATCGTTGGAGGGCGGGCTCCTATACgctcttttattttgaagtGTGTAAAACGCACTCGATATCGACAAAGTCGAGCTCAACAACTAATGGGACAACTTCCATCTGAACGAATCACACCTTCGCGTCCTTTCTTGCACTCAGGCGTTGACTATGCTGGCCCTTTCACTATAAAAAcctggaaaggaaaaaatgccAAAACGTATAAGGCATATATGGTTTTGTTCGTTTGTTTTTCGACTTCGGCAATTCATCTAGAATTGGTCACTGATTATACCACCGAGGCATTTATTGGAGCATATAAACGTTTCACCTCTCGAAGAGGAATATGTGCGACGTTGACTAGCGATTGCGGAACAAATTTCACAGGAGCAGATTGCGaattgaaaagattattttcttcCTCAACAAAGGAACTAGGCGAGTTGGCATCCGTCCTAGCGAACGACGGCACTCAATGGAAGTTTCATCCTCCGGCTGCTCCTCACTTTGGAGGAAAATGGGAGGCTGGAGTTAAGTCCgtcaaatatcatttaaaacgCGTAGTGGGAGATACATTGCTCACGTTTGAGGAGATGAATACGTTGCTAACTCAAATTGAGGCAGTACTCAATTCACGGCCCTTGAGTCCTCTTACGGATGATCCTGATGACCTTCAGGCCTTGACTCCTGGGCACTTTCTCGTGGGAAATGCACCTTCAGTCATTCCCGAACCATCGTTGGAGACAGTAAAGTCTTCACGACTTTCTCGATGGCAATTGACCCGTCAAATGTTGGATAGTTTCTGGTCGCGATGGTCCAGGGAATGTCTGCAGCGCTACTATTCTATTCATAAGTGGAATCAACCATCTCCATCTCTGTCAAATGGCTCCCTTGTGCTAGTCATTGACGAGCGCTACCCTCCGTCTAAATGGCCTCTAGGGCGCATAATTCAAACTCACCCGGGCCCTGATGGTCTTGTACGAGTCGTGTCCATTCGGACACAAAAATCAATTCTAAAACGACCAATTGCAAAACTCTGCCCATTACCTATCAACAATGATAGTCTCTAATTTGTTCATTAACGGAGGTTAATGAAGGCGGGCGGTAATGTTCAGAAAATTAAAGGACGCATATGCATGAGAAGGTTTCTATGTAGTTGTGTACATTCGTACATGATTGATACCGAGGACGTTGACCGACTCCTCGACGCGACTCACGTCTGATCTTGCTTTGTTTGACCCAATTTCTCTTGACGACGCTACAAACAGACAGTCAgattttcattcattttttttctgagaCGAGGGTCAGAGTAAGACGTTCATTCAGATTACAATACACACGTATTGTAAAGGTTTTCGTTACGTGCCACGTATCTCGTGCAAATTGGTTGCACATTCAAAGTAGAGACTTACCACGGCCAAGTACACTGCATAATCAGTTTCTGCAGACCCTACGGGTTGCTGAAAGATAGAGTTCGAGTTCAATTCCTGCAGTCACCACGACGAgcagaaagagtgagagagagggacattCGACCCTAAATTCTACGGCCTatcgagagagtgagagagagggacattCGACTCTAAATTCTACGGCctgctgagagagagagaccaggagaTCGAGCTCCAGGTACACGGAACCTCTGTAGAGAGTTTTCAATTGAGTTCTTGAGAAAGTTTTCATCCTGTTTCGGATTAGCACGACGGCGAACCGACAGGACAGAACTCAATTCAGAGGTTCCCATTCAGCTGTACTATTCAGCAATTATTCAGAGACATTTTCATACCGTCGTACTTTCGAACGTAATCTATTTAGATGCGTTCACATGTTGGCGTCACTATCAGACGTATTCAATCAACTGTTTAgagacattttttgataaatgttaaacatgtATGAATCAAAGTTTTAGTGTAACCTTCTTCTGCATATGCGttaattacttgaaatattgtaaattcatTTGAAATACTATTGATGTAAAAATCTAGAATCACTGTAATGTTCCGTAATTCTCATTACGCTTATCATTCTCAACTAATTTTATGattcatttgtaaatattacgaTTATAATATGATTGCATAAAGCTTATGGTATGGAAtgcatgattattaatttgaataaccgTTTGACGTTAttgtatgaataatttataatttattaaccctAGTAATTTCTGATTGTTGTGTATTCTTATATGTATTCTATTCTATATGTGTGTAATTCCATATgtgttatttactatatttgttGTGAACGTCCGTCATTAACCGAATTGTcataaattaatcagaatattCATAGATTATTCAGACTTGtcatagattaaattttatattctgccaaaattattttaaagttattaaatttttctgccaCCTTTATTTGACTCTGTAATCATTTTCAACCGGCGTGCTTGTTTATTAAACACAAGTTAATAAGATTTTCACTTGTTTTACCTGCGCCTGCTGACTTTCGTCTCTGGGTCTTTCGCTGGGCGAAGAATCCGTGTCTTGAGCCAGCCTCTCGAAACTGCCGTAGAGATCCTGAAGCCTGCCTTTTCCGTTACCCAAGTTTTTCATTCTCTTATCCTCGTATTCCGAGTTTTCGGTCGACTCCGACGGATCTGATTATTCTCGCTGTCACCGTCCTCTTCCACGGAATACACGGTTTCCAGAATCTCTGGTCTTCTGAGAAATCCGTTGCACCGTCGCATCGACGAATATTTATTCGACGGTTCCACAGCGTCGGATACCGAACGAATCACAGTTACATCAGTAATATTAGAACGAAACCTGTGTGgagtacaattaaaatatgtaaataattgaaacgatttattcgtgaaaaaatttgagaGAACAAGGttctatttgtaattttatatacattctgATGTACACGTCAACATTTTGATGTATTGTATGTATAACTTTGAACGTATTTCAATCCAATAATACGCTAATATAAACCATTATTTTTAGCATCACATGCATtctaatatacaaattatgcTCACAATtgcattgaaaatatttagatttttcttaaagaaattaaaatgacaTCTTTTGGCTTTATCTTCTACATATACTTTTGTATTtccatttcatttttaattatgtgagttctttttcttttgtcgtCAACAGTTAATGCTCACCTCGGTGGGGCAGGATCGTCCGCGGTCTCCTCGAGTACCACGGCGCTATCGCTGTCCCCGAGACTGTCCAGTCTGTCCAGGGCGTCGCAAGGTGGCGAGTCCCTGGTGCTCGTGCTCCTCTCCGCCAATCTGTTCTGCAATTGCCGGATCACCCTTTGTTGGCGTAGAATAATAGATTCTCGCTGACTCAGACTAGCCTCGATCTCCTTCTGCTTCCTGCAGAGTCTGGACTCGAACAGCAGAAGCTGCGACGACAGCGTCCGCAGTTGCTCGGCTTTCTCCCGCGTCAGCCGGGCCACCAGGTCCTCCTGCAAAAAACATCACGGTGACATTCAATATTCCGCTCGTCAATTTTCCTCCCCGTATCCATTCATGGTAACGCGTAATAAAGCTGCGGCTCTTCATCCGCGCGGTTAATTAATAATGGCACGAATTGATAGCCGCGGGACCGGATGACGGCGTTTCGCCATTTACTTGGgatattaagtaattaattagcaaACGGTCTCTCGCCgccgttattattaatatttgcttGGCGCCGATAATTGATTCCCCCGGTTTACCATCCCGGCCGAAATACTACTGTTCGAACGGACTTCGTCGCTCATCAGCTCATGATGTCAGATCGTTTTTCTCCTCCTTTCCGTTATCGAACGTCGGTTCCTGCATATTTGCGCAAACATCTCTCGAGCGTAAGCGCCGAGTACGGTGCCACTACACGCGTTCCGCTTCTGCACGCGTCGATACGTGCGTGAAGCTGAGTGTTTGCACAACggcgtatgtatgtacgttaTACGCATGCTGCCGTACGTATCCGGCCGACCGCTTTGGATTGAGCATTGCTCACGTCTCTTCCTTCCGTCCTCCGGGTCTGGGGGATGAGTCCATTACTCTCGCTATTGTGCGCGGCATAAACGGTACCGCGAGGCGACCATCAGGTGCTACCGCCGCACCGGTTGCGTGTCACGCACTCCGAGGACGCGGAAAATAATTGAGACATTTCGCCGATAGACGCACGACGCATGTAAACGACCGGCTAATCCTTCCGGAGGACatatattttgcaacaaaGAAAGGGGAAGCATTTCTTTGGATAAAAGACTATACGAACAATACGAAGATATAacgaatttaaatataaaaatataacaaattactCCCGTTGGGAATGACTCAAATTGTCGTCGAAACGCCCCCcggatttttaaatttatattctattcaATCTACGTACTAAAAACTTATCTTcttcaagaataaaatattaatttcgtaCGCATTATAATAACTGCGTCTGACTTATTGCCTTTATTGTAATCTTGTGTagaatacaaaaaagaaatattttcgacatttattttctttagatTGTTTTATATGTCTCTTACGTGGTGTGACCATTACTTcattaatgagaaaaataatttgatatatcaataaaacatatgtaattaaGTGCGTTGTTTTGGTAAAACCAAAAAGAATTACtggttattataataagactCGAGATTTTACAACGTCTGATAGACTCTACTTTAATCCAATAATTCCCACTAATTCCAATTAATTCCTTTCCAAATaatgtgcattttttaaataatcctGTCACTCTATAACTAACATTTTAgccaaataatttaatagaaaattcttATACTCTTCCTTAaagattttatgtttttatagatattgTTAGATGTTTCGCTTACTTTCTTCGCATTGTGTAtgttcttatttcttttttaaaaatgaaataataaacgcGCGCGTTCTCAATTGCCATTACACAAATAAtgccatataaaattaaaaagaataaaattttaattaccacgtttattttacaacaaCGCGTAATGGAAGGTAATCAAGAATTTATATGCTATGTGCATATTCctgtgaaaaattaaaagtataattctCGTGATTGCAGGAAGAGAGGAAATAAAGACGTTTTATtggcaataaatatattaaattgatgcatattatataatattgaatattaaaagcatacgttttatgtattatgattgttttttttttcttctaattcataaaacatacgtatacgtatttttcatataaatttttacgagAAGActggaaatatataaaaactaaatagataagtataattatatgaagtAGAGAAACGCGCATGTTGTTCAGAAACCTTTCAAACCCGGTTTTCGTGACATGTCTGAACTGTTCGTGCACAGACATGTCACGAAAAATCGTCGAAATGAATACACcgcaacaatattaatattcttccCCACGTGAATTCGACAAAGTATACAGAAAAGTCGTTATTCACGGTCGGCCGTTCCGCCAATATCTTTCCCGGCGCTGGCTAGTGCCGGATAACCAGAGAAAGGGGATCGTTTCGTAGCAATTATTCCCTGGTAGATTGCCGGCGAATTTAGTGGGagagtctttttttttttctcgcggTTCTCTAAACACCCCCGCAAACCGAGAATCGCCCGTAGTCACGCGAGGCCAGACGCGAAATCGTACAATGTCACGAGACGCTCCTGGCTTATCCCGGAAATGCACGGAAATCTCTTTACGGCAATGACTCGTGGCAGCAATGCCGTTGCACTCACCCGCTGAAATTTGTCTTTCCCGTTGGCATCAACGGCGGGCTCTATATAACGGGATATAGAGTGCCCAAGGCACCAAGGAATATTTCACGGCTAGATGAAAAGTTTAGAACTCAGTCTTTCAACATTATCCCTCGGAAATATCGAGCACGAAAAACAAAGGTTATTCCTGACGAAAGCTGAGTTTCGTTTAAGCTTTCGATTAACGAGATATCTGATGAAACcatgttatttttcttttttcccaatccgattttaatttaatggaCATCCCAATTACCAGTGTACGTGCCCGCGCAAGTATTAtataacgtttatttaaaacattcacTCTCATGCGCCTCGCGAAGTGCAGCAAAAATATGTACCCGCTCGCATCTCTAAATGGATCACCGTGTATCTAATATTTCACTGTCCGTAACATCGGTTCGTGGGCCGAGCGTGTTTTATGGTTTTCAGAGGTAATAGCTTTGATCGATCGTTCCGCGCTCCCCCGACCGACTTTCCCGTCGAAGACGAAGCGGCGAGAGTGGGATTCCCCTTTGCATGTAGAAATCCTTCCTGGTAATTGAAACTTACCTGCAATTTAAGGGTCCTTCGCCAGGCGAGCATTTGGTGGGCTTGTGCCCGCTGTCTCGCTCTGAGTGCCGCTATGACCGACTTGGCTTCCTCCAGTGACGTCACTTCCACCTCGTTACTGTCCTTCATCGACTCGCCCGACAAGTCACTGACTCGGCGGCCCTCGTCGATGGTAGCCAATATACAGCTGTCCATCGACGTCTCGTCGAAGCTGCAAACAGAAAGTTGGCGCGATGAGCGACTTGCCATTTCACACTGCCTGACGAATCTTTTCGACCGAATTATTTGGCCTGTTAAAATTCGCCGCCGAGTGAATTCCTTTCTGCGAATGTCAATAGCGAAATCGTAGAAAAATGcgattacataaaaaaatatattatttaagattacaTTTAAGATTGTATATT is a window of Monomorium pharaonis isolate MP-MQ-018 unplaced genomic scaffold, ASM1337386v2 scaffold_702, whole genome shotgun sequence DNA encoding:
- the LOC118644098 gene encoding LOW QUALITY PROTEIN: uncharacterized protein LOC118644098 (The sequence of the model RefSeq protein was modified relative to this genomic sequence to represent the inferred CDS: inserted 1 base in 1 codon; added 26 bases not found in genome assembly), whose amino-acid sequence is MKTTQRALSFDETSMDSCILATIDEGRRVSDLSGESMKDSNEVEVTSLEEAKSVIAALRARQRAQAHQMLAWRRTLKLQEDLVARLTREKAEQLRTLSSQLLLFESRLCRKQKEIEASLSQRESIILRQQRVIRQLQNRLAERSTSTRDSPPCDALDRLDSLGDSDSAVVLEETADDPAPPRFRSNITDVTVIRSVSDAVEPSNKYSSMRRCNGFLRRPEILETVYSVEEDGDSENNXDPSESTENSEYEDKRMKNLGNGKGRLQDLYGSFERLAQDTDSSPSERPRDESQQAQVTYNRVMSNHRSVTKPKDVKYKRINKAKSKSLEELRGRLRNWVEKGNKIAISLDQSYA